One Halomonas sp. M4R1S46 genomic window carries:
- a CDS encoding type 1 glutamine amidotransferase domain-containing protein produces the protein MNKRILIVLTSHDRLGDTGEKTGFWLEEFAAPYYALKDAGAEITLASPQGGQPPLDPKSDAEDSQTEATRRFKQDPEAQARLATTHRLAEMNADDFDAVFYPGGHGPLWDLVDDRDSIRLIEAFWTQGKPVSAVCHAPIVLLNARDASGRPIVEGREVTGFTNGEEAAVGLTEVVPQLVEDALIARGGRYSKAEDFTPYTRQDGQLLTGQNPPSSAPVAERLIAMLKG, from the coding sequence ATGAACAAGCGGATCCTGATCGTATTGACCTCGCACGACCGTCTCGGCGACACCGGCGAGAAGACCGGCTTCTGGCTGGAAGAATTCGCGGCCCCCTACTATGCCCTGAAGGATGCCGGTGCCGAGATTACCCTGGCCTCCCCCCAGGGCGGACAACCCCCGCTGGATCCCAAGAGCGACGCCGAGGACAGCCAGACCGAGGCGACGCGGCGCTTCAAGCAGGACCCGGAGGCCCAGGCCCGGCTCGCCACCACCCATCGACTCGCCGAGATGAACGCCGACGACTTCGATGCGGTCTTCTACCCCGGCGGTCACGGTCCGCTCTGGGACCTGGTCGACGACCGCGACTCGATCCGCCTGATCGAGGCCTTCTGGACCCAGGGCAAGCCGGTCTCGGCGGTCTGCCACGCGCCCATCGTGCTGCTGAACGCCAGGGACGCCTCGGGCAGGCCCATCGTCGAGGGACGCGAGGTCACCGGCTTCACCAACGGCGAGGAAGCGGCGGTCGGCCTGACCGAGGTCGTCCCGCAGTTGGTAGAAGACGCCCTGATCGCCCGGGGCGGCAGGTACTCCAAGGCCGAGGACTTCACCCCCTACACTCGCCAGGACGGGCAGTTACTCACCGGGCAGAACCCGCCCTCCTCCGCACCGGTGGCCGAGCGGCTGATCGCCATGCTGAAAGGATAA
- a CDS encoding c-type cytochrome, whose product MFRILAGIVLGLGLLGAGAMAYMHSGMYNVAASDDHLPLVESVLHSTMHASVSSRAEDIEVPDLDDPAMIRQGARAYEDLCTACHLKPGLDGTVLRAGLNPVPPRLAEPNHRSPAEQFWIIKHGIKMTGMPAWGETHDDAELWEMVAFLQRLPELSEQDYAASIAPEARQGVADDGHDHEHGNLLAMADTTGAQGEAGEGHHDGAADDQGTDDHHQEASAAPPEDDHHGDGHDHAH is encoded by the coding sequence ATGTTTCGCATCCTTGCCGGCATCGTGCTGGGGCTGGGCCTGCTCGGCGCGGGAGCCATGGCCTACATGCACAGCGGCATGTACAACGTCGCCGCCAGTGACGATCACCTGCCGCTGGTCGAGTCGGTCCTGCATTCCACCATGCACGCCTCCGTGTCCTCCCGGGCCGAGGACATCGAGGTGCCCGACCTCGACGACCCCGCGATGATCCGCCAGGGGGCCCGCGCCTACGAGGACCTCTGCACGGCCTGCCACCTCAAGCCCGGGCTCGACGGCACGGTGCTGCGGGCGGGCCTGAACCCCGTGCCCCCGCGGCTGGCCGAGCCGAACCATCGTTCGCCGGCCGAGCAATTCTGGATCATCAAGCACGGTATCAAGATGACCGGCATGCCGGCCTGGGGCGAGACCCATGACGATGCCGAGCTCTGGGAGATGGTGGCCTTCCTGCAGCGCCTGCCCGAGCTCTCCGAGCAGGACTATGCCGCCTCGATCGCGCCCGAGGCGCGACAAGGCGTGGCCGACGATGGCCATGACCACGAGCACGGCAACCTGCTGGCCATGGCGGACACCACGGGGGCCCAGGGGGAGGCCGGTGAGGGCCACCACGACGGGGCGGCGGATGACCAGGGGACCGACGACCACCACCAGGAGGCGTCGGCCGCCCCACCCGAGGACGACCATCACGGCGATGGGCATGATCACGCCCATTGA